AAATCTCAAAATCGCCAATTCACCAAATAAATTTTCATTATCAATTTTTACCAGTGGTTTACTCAAGTATGTTTTGGAAAGTCGTTCGTCTGTCAGATATCTGGGTTCAGCCGGTTCAAATTGCATTTTGAAATTTGTGATATTGATTACATCTGAATCAAGAATCCTTACATCTTTTTGAATTTCAGTTGCTAAACTTTTCAATATTTCCATTTTGTACTCACATTTTTTCTGCCCAACGAGTTGTTAGATTCTTATATTTAATGGTTTAGGGTAGGGTAAAAGAGTACATACTATAGTACATACTCTTTTAGAAAAGCGCATGCAATGTATATCCCGGGGCTGCAGCCCCCTCGTCCTCCTCTCCAATCCGGGTGAATCCCTGTTCTATGGCATCCATTCCGGGCCGGGCCATACGCGACGGGTGCCTCTGAAATGTTAGGGGCCGGGATCGAGATGCATGGCGAACAAATTTTATAGCAACTGCTATTGATCTTTAATAAAATACAGATCCTCTGTCTTGAGTGTTTGACATTATTTGTGGTCGAGCAGCAAATCGTAAAAAGAAAGAAGAAAAAATCGTGAGCGTTGAACAGTCGTACCTCTGACGTTGCGAATTTGTGCCAAATACATATGATGTCCAAAGAATACGAAAAACCGTTGATTTTCGTTGTAAATGGGGTTATCTCCCTGTGGGATGTTTTAACGGCTGTTCTGCTGCTGTCCGTCGGTACGGGGTTTTACCGGTTGATGCGACCGAATCTGGGCAGCATGCGGATACCGGTGATCGCCTATATTGTGATCATTTCGGTGATGGTCAACCGGGCCGCTTCTGCGCCTCTCAGTCCGGAATTCACCCCCTCCCAGGCCTTGCTGGTCCTGTTCGGCGCGCTGCTGTTTTATCTGTCGGATGTGATTCTGGCCGCCAACAAGTTCTGGAAACCCTGGAGATACAACCGCATCAGTCTGGTATTTTATTACAGCGGACAACTCTTGATTGCATTAAGCACCGGATATTTCTGTTAGTGAACCCTGCCAATATAAAAGGTAACCGACCGCCTGGAATCCTGATGTGGAAGAAATGAATCCGGTGCAAGTTGTGTTGCAGTCATACGAGTTGGTATATTTTTAAAAAAGGATGATCTCTTGAAAATTTTAAATGACAAACCGATTATTCATTATCCCTGCAACTGGTCTTACCGGATCATCGGCCGGGACGAACAGCTGCTGCGGTCAACAGCAAAATCCGTTGCGGACGGAAAAACATACAGCATTAAACCTTCGAACAAGAGTTCGGGCGGCAAATACGTGTCCCTCAGCTTTACTGTACATGTTGATGGTGAACAGGAGCGCTTGTCAATTTTCACACAATTGAAAAAGAGCAAAGCCGTAAAATACGTTTTATAAAAATCTCGAAAGACATGTTGCTATGCTTCACATCTATATCGATGCGGACGCGTGTCCGGTGAAATCCGAGGTATACCGCGTTGCTGAACGACATCATCTGCAGGTTACGCTGGTTTCGAATACATTCATGCGGATTCCGGACAAACCATGGATCCGACTCGAGCGCGTGCCGGAGAGTCTGGACGCCGCGGATGACTGGATCGCTGACCAGGTTCAGGCGAATGATATTGTAATCACGTCGGACATTCCGCTCGCCGACCGTTGTGTGAAACAGAGCGCCCGGGTATTGACGCCAAACGGCAGGGAATTCACCGATGAGAATATCGGCGAGGCGCTGGCTGCCCGCAACCTGATGACGGAACTGCGCAGCGCCGGACAGGTCACAACCGGACCGCCACCGATGAAAAAACAAGACCGCTCGCGCTTTTTGCATGAACTGGATCAAATGATTCGGCGTGTTCTGCGGGAAGCAAACAATTAACCGATTAGACGACGGGTGAATATCACGACAAAAAGAAGGATATATGATCGTTTTTATGCGACTCAAAAAGCTCACGTCCCATTCACCAGGCTTTTGTTCTTTATAAAATCATACATGGTCGTGCGTTGAAGTTCGGCCAGAGCCAGTTGATAGCTGATATAGGCATCCAGATAGGCAAGTTGTGCATTGAGATAGCGGTCCCGGTCCAGTGCCAGCTCCTGACTGGTGATATCGCCGTTATCGAAACGTTTTAGCGAGATATCGAATGCGCGATTGGCGACATCGCGTCGTTTTTCAAGCACATCAAGCTGACTGCGGGTTTCTTTTAATCGTCCCACAACATCGCGTACCTCGCGTTTAATTGTTTTTTTTTGCTCCTGTAGTGACAAATCGGAATTGGAAAGCCGGGCATGTGCGGCCTGTACCGCCGCTTTGTTTCCGCCCCAGTCCCAAATCGGCACGGAGACATTGAACATCACACCTTTATTATTCGGTCGTCGGTCCATGTCGTCCAGACTGGAGGTCAAAAGATCCCGCGGTGCGGTTTCAAAAGGCAGCGTCGGGCTGGAAACACCGGTAATATCGTAGAACGCGCTCAGGGTTGCGTGAAAATCGCGCCTGGCATCCACCTCTTTGACCTGAATTTTCGATAATTCCACATTGATTTCACCCAAACGGATTTCAGATCTGTTTTGTAATGCCAGCTGAATGGCGCGTTCCTGGTCCACATGGGTTTCCTGGATGGTAAAATCCGTGACTATGCCCACATCATCCGTTAATTTCAACCCTATAAGCTGCTTAAACCGGTCGGCGCTGCGTTCCCGGCTGGCTGCCGCTGCCACCTGTTTGCTTTGGCTTTCTGCCAAATCAGCTTCCATCTGCAGCGCTTCCACCTGGGGAATCAATCCGGCGTCGTATTTCTGTCGGGCCAGATCATACAGTTCCGTCTGCTGCTTCAGATCCTGCCTGGCAATCTCATATTCACGAGTCGCACGATAAAGCTGATAGAAAGATTGAGTGACACGATAAACAATATCCAGTTGATCGCGATTGTAGCGCCTGACTGCGCTTTCATAATTCAGGTTTGCTTCTTTCAGGGATTTTAGCTTTTTCCGCGCCTGCTCAGCTTCTATTTCGTACTGCTGAATTTCCAGCGTTTGTTTCTCGCGCACATTCGGGGCTTCAAACTGCAGTTTGTCCAGCTGCAGACGCGCCGATTTTTCCGATGCGGCAGCCGCGTGCATTTGAGATGTATATAACTGCAACTGCATCTTTAATTCAGAAGAACGCCGGGCGGCATCTGCTTTGGTAATCTTTTTTACAGGAAAACAAAACATGTTTTTCCAAAAGTGAGTCGACTTTCAATCCATTTTGATCTCCTATCAACTTGAAACCCACACGCCTATTGTGGTTTCTATCTATAATTTGCTGGGACAAAAAATCAAAACAATCATCAATCGAATCCGGCACCCCAGGAACTATTAAAATCGCAGGGGGACAATGAAGGAAACGAGCCAGCAGTTTCGGGCAGTGATATGCTGCAGTTGACAGCCAAAAAGGCACATCAGAGCCCAAAACTGATACTGCTCAGGTAAATTGACCGCCTTGATCAAGAGGTGTTTGAGTTTAGGAGGTGCAATGGAAGCTTCATATGCTCAAGTATGGTTCGGATGAGTTCATACTGGATATCCGGAAAAGTCAGCAAAGAGGGCAGCCGGTCGGTGAGGATCACCGCATCAATTTCGGAATCCGGACGCGGTTGACGTTTTTTGATTTCAGCGAAAAACAATTGTCCATACAATTCTCTGCCGGCGCTGCGAACACCGTAGCGGGTGACCGGCGTGAGCAGCGCACTCACCGTCCCGGTTTCTTCAT
This genomic window from candidate division KSB1 bacterium contains:
- a CDS encoding lysoplasmalogenase, with amino-acid sequence MMSKEYEKPLIFVVNGVISLWDVLTAVLLLSVGTGFYRLMRPNLGSMRIPVIAYIVIISVMVNRAASAPLSPEFTPSQALLVLFGALLFYLSDVILAANKFWKPWRYNRISLVFYYSGQLLIALSTGYFC
- a CDS encoding NUDIX domain-containing protein, giving the protein MHSEIHYYPLTQVLSLTYVLILSRQGEKWLFVRQKDRGTWEIPAGHVEPGETAEEAARRELYEETGTVSALLTPVTRYGVRSAGRELYGQLFFAEIKKRQPRPDSEIDAVILTDRLPSLLTFPDIQYELIRTILEHMKLPLHLLNSNTS
- a CDS encoding TolC family protein produces the protein MFCFPVKKITKADAARRSSELKMQLQLYTSQMHAAAASEKSARLQLDKLQFEAPNVREKQTLEIQQYEIEAEQARKKLKSLKEANLNYESAVRRYNRDQLDIVYRVTQSFYQLYRATREYEIARQDLKQQTELYDLARQKYDAGLIPQVEALQMEADLAESQSKQVAAAASRERSADRFKQLIGLKLTDDVGIVTDFTIQETHVDQERAIQLALQNRSEIRLGEINVELSKIQVKEVDARRDFHATLSAFYDITGVSSPTLPFETAPRDLLTSSLDDMDRRPNNKGVMFNVSVPIWDWGGNKAAVQAAHARLSNSDLSLQEQKKTIKREVRDVVGRLKETRSQLDVLEKRRDVANRAFDISLKRFDNGDITSQELALDRDRYLNAQLAYLDAYISYQLALAELQRTTMYDFIKNKSLVNGT
- a CDS encoding YaiI/YqxD family protein produces the protein MLHIYIDADACPVKSEVYRVAERHHLQVTLVSNTFMRIPDKPWIRLERVPESLDAADDWIADQVQANDIVITSDIPLADRCVKQSARVLTPNGREFTDENIGEALAARNLMTELRSAGQVTTGPPPMKKQDRSRFLHELDQMIRRVLREANN
- a CDS encoding DUF493 domain-containing protein, translating into MKILNDKPIIHYPCNWSYRIIGRDEQLLRSTAKSVADGKTYSIKPSNKSSGGKYVSLSFTVHVDGEQERLSIFTQLKKSKAVKYVL